A section of the Desulfurobacteriaceae bacterium genome encodes:
- a CDS encoding MTH1187 family thiamine-binding protein — translation MSVLVEFAMFPTDKGESVSAYVSRIIKMVDESGVTYKLTPMGTIFETETIEEALEIIKKAYETLEPDCNRVYSVVKFDIRKGKSGRMVQKIKSVESRLNREVSK, via the coding sequence ATGTCTGTTCTTGTTGAGTTTGCAATGTTTCCTACAGACAAGGGAGAAAGTGTAAGTGCGTACGTTTCAAGAATAATAAAGATGGTAGATGAAAGTGGAGTTACCTATAAACTCACTCCAATGGGAACGATATTTGAAACAGAAACTATAGAAGAGGCCTTAGAAATCATCAAAAAGGCATATGAAACTTTAGAACCGGATTGTAATAGAGTTTACTCTGTTGTTAAGTTTGATATTAGAAAAGGTAAAAGCGGGAGAATGGTCCAAAAAATAAAATCGGTTGAAAGCAGATTA